The following are encoded together in the Streptomyces sp. NBC_00358 genome:
- a CDS encoding SMI1/KNR4 family protein, giving the protein MSPELSRLAELLRGPAALERSWDWEVVEAELRTALPTDYRELVEAYGGGLLDEYLLLLEPGCPHDVYDLVKISAEREEANDSLWQFEDRPAEMESGGNRLVCWATTDNGEYLYWLVQSADDPDSRPTLINSESGEDWERYDMTVTQFLTAVLTGEIRSEILWDRFPLPAHEFRPAREM; this is encoded by the coding sequence ATGAGTCCGGAACTGAGTCGGCTCGCCGAGCTCCTGCGCGGGCCCGCGGCGCTGGAGCGCTCCTGGGACTGGGAGGTCGTCGAAGCCGAGCTGCGCACGGCGCTCCCCACGGACTACCGGGAGCTCGTCGAAGCCTACGGCGGCGGACTCCTGGACGAGTACCTGCTCCTGCTGGAGCCAGGCTGTCCCCATGACGTCTACGACCTGGTCAAGATCAGCGCCGAACGCGAAGAAGCGAACGATTCCCTGTGGCAGTTCGAGGACAGGCCGGCGGAAATGGAATCCGGGGGCAACCGCCTGGTCTGCTGGGCGACCACGGACAACGGCGAGTACCTGTACTGGCTCGTCCAGTCGGCAGACGACCCCGACTCTCGGCCTACCTTGATCAACAGCGAGTCGGGAGAGGACTGGGAGCGCTACGACATGACCGTGACCCAGTTCCTCACCGCAGTGCTCACCGGTGAGATCCGGTCGGAGATTCTGTGGGACCGGTTTCCGCTGCCCGCGCATGAATTCCGCCCTGCGCGGGAGATGTGA
- a CDS encoding putative T7SS-secreted protein codes for MARPVDWSPLEDQDPVPGDVTEIRRESTRLGKLATMISEQVERLQAIGRDTDALKGEYAGALRGKADELAGRLGRTHHRYSHVSGYLGHWADDLEEAQKQADAALEDAQEAQRRVDAHQPPHEQDAKPEVKLTDAERTARTARQHALSRAEDDLSGARGKLDKAVGLRDERAGHWAGKIRRAISKDGLHDKGWDKFKNWMADHSRLLNDLANVLCWVATACAIVALFIPGLNIIAMIALGATLGALLLHTSLALAGQGNWIDVGLDVFALATMGVGRLAAPGMEAAEQGVRGAMRGAGAVNLGKMAWTASKLENLDELSRAGRVLKAGVRGSEEFEAARKTMSDGMKAMWAAKKGALADAKALSGRSLPKADALRNLAGGGPEAASLKAYFSGAASRFPESSRITGEIAKGAGAMRLSQGAFFAGTAVDTFDKAFGMVGPYFGADNFWTDTKSWATVETGSTW; via the coding sequence ATGGCACGTCCGGTCGATTGGAGTCCGCTCGAGGACCAGGACCCCGTTCCGGGTGATGTGACGGAGATACGCCGGGAGTCGACGCGTCTGGGCAAGCTGGCCACGATGATCAGCGAGCAGGTGGAGCGGCTTCAGGCGATCGGCCGGGACACCGACGCGCTCAAGGGCGAGTACGCGGGCGCGTTGCGCGGCAAGGCCGACGAACTGGCGGGCCGGCTCGGCAGGACACATCACCGCTACAGCCATGTCTCCGGATACCTCGGTCACTGGGCCGACGATCTGGAAGAGGCCCAGAAGCAGGCCGATGCCGCGCTGGAGGACGCCCAGGAGGCGCAGCGGCGCGTGGACGCCCATCAGCCGCCGCACGAGCAGGACGCGAAGCCCGAGGTCAAGCTGACGGATGCCGAGCGGACGGCGCGGACGGCGCGGCAGCACGCGCTCTCACGCGCCGAGGACGATCTGAGCGGGGCCCGCGGCAAGTTGGACAAGGCCGTCGGTCTCCGTGACGAGAGGGCCGGGCACTGGGCGGGGAAGATCCGGCGGGCGATCAGTAAGGACGGGCTGCACGACAAGGGCTGGGACAAGTTCAAGAACTGGATGGCAGACCACTCCCGGCTGTTGAACGACCTGGCGAATGTGCTGTGTTGGGTGGCCACCGCCTGTGCGATCGTGGCGCTCTTCATTCCCGGGCTCAACATCATCGCGATGATCGCGCTCGGGGCGACGCTCGGGGCGCTGCTGCTGCACACGTCCTTGGCGCTGGCAGGCCAGGGCAACTGGATCGATGTGGGTCTGGACGTCTTCGCGCTGGCCACCATGGGTGTGGGCCGGCTCGCCGCACCGGGAATGGAGGCGGCGGAGCAGGGGGTACGCGGTGCCATGCGCGGCGCCGGAGCGGTCAACCTGGGGAAGATGGCGTGGACCGCGTCCAAGCTGGAGAACCTTGACGAGTTGTCCAGGGCCGGGCGCGTCCTCAAGGCCGGCGTGCGCGGGAGCGAGGAGTTCGAAGCGGCCCGGAAGACGATGAGCGATGGCATGAAGGCCATGTGGGCGGCGAAGAAGGGCGCGCTGGCGGATGCGAAGGCGCTGTCCGGCCGGTCGCTGCCGAAGGCGGACGCCTTGAGGAACCTCGCCGGGGGAGGCCCGGAGGCAGCCTCGCTGAAGGCGTATTTCAGTGGGGCGGCGTCACGGTTCCCGGAGTCCTCGCGGATCACGGGGGAGATCGCGAAGGGGGCGGGGGCGATGCGGCTCAGCCAGGGGGCCTTCTTCGCGGGCACGGCAGTGGACACGTTCGACAAGGCGTTCGGGATGGTCGGCCCGTACTTCGGAGCCGACAACTTCTGGACGGACACCAAGAGTTGGGCGACAGTCGAGACCGGATCAACATGGTGA